A region from the Inhella inkyongensis genome encodes:
- a CDS encoding glycoside hydrolase family 16 protein: protein MAALFFDDFSQPDRAALQRQGWTLREQAGHPGPPGARWATEGLVLQDDPERPGNRLLRLHAHSDGTAAGTVQSQLCRPQQFLWGSTAARVRFSPRVAAGVPRVQAFFQVSPLRFDYDPLFSELDWEYLPNGGWGAPGARLFAVAWQTVRLEPWDAHNQAHEEPLDLSGRWVQLTVQTDAEGSRWFLDGQALARHGGRTVPRQPMALAFSHWISPGGLLPTPQASDAAFEVDWVIHVADVRRSPAELAAQVAELRAQGVAQRDSLPPGPAPACNF from the coding sequence GTGGCCGCGCTGTTCTTTGACGACTTCTCGCAGCCCGACCGCGCGGCGCTGCAGCGCCAGGGCTGGACCTTGCGCGAACAGGCCGGTCACCCGGGCCCGCCCGGTGCGCGCTGGGCCACCGAGGGGCTGGTGCTGCAGGACGACCCCGAGCGCCCCGGCAACCGCCTGCTGCGCCTGCATGCGCACAGCGACGGCACGGCCGCCGGCACGGTGCAGAGTCAGCTCTGCCGACCGCAGCAGTTTCTGTGGGGCAGCACGGCCGCGCGCGTCCGCTTCTCGCCCCGCGTGGCCGCTGGCGTGCCGCGGGTGCAGGCCTTCTTTCAGGTGAGCCCGCTGCGCTTTGACTACGACCCGCTGTTCAGCGAGTTGGATTGGGAGTACCTGCCCAATGGCGGCTGGGGGGCGCCGGGTGCGCGCCTCTTTGCAGTGGCCTGGCAGACCGTGCGCCTGGAGCCCTGGGACGCCCACAACCAGGCGCATGAGGAGCCGCTCGATCTGAGCGGGCGCTGGGTGCAGCTCACGGTGCAGACCGACGCCGAGGGCAGCCGCTGGTTTCTGGATGGGCAGGCTCTGGCACGCCACGGCGGGCGCACGGTGCCGCGCCAGCCCATGGCGCTGGCCTTCAGCCACTGGATCAGCCCGGGGGGCCTGCTGCCCACGCCGCAGGCGTCCGATGCCGCCTTTGAGGTGGACTGGGTGATCCATGTGGCCGACGTCCGCCGCAGTCCGGCCGAGTTGGCGGCTCAAGTGGCCGAGCTGCGGGCCCAAGGGGTGGCGCAGCGCGACAGCCTGCCGCCAGGCCCCGCGCCGGCTTGCAATTTCTGA
- a CDS encoding glycoside hydrolase family 18 protein, producing the protein MKPLLLSVLSAALALNLALPARATAPAFERALYVSMEAGLAELERLPGGQVDTVLLAFLRLCGPRQLPKDSAACAQRPAHSLTQGAAERAFNQALLKRKQQEGPLQVLASVGGWGGSDGFFEMAASAANRAVFIESVRQFLLAHSAVDGIDLDWEHPGHNGAANGVQLGSPDDGANYLALLRELRSALDALGEQAGRRYRLSIAVNVTRPVLQRLDWPAMAPLLDRIFMMSYDYHGGWNPHTGHHAALRAGTPAQDDSLEESVRSLREAGVPAAKLMAGAAFYARAWQGVAQPQAGAQAQSAAIGLHPEGSPGWRELQRCCLSPASGFQRRHDHRRAADFLWHPGRRLWVSYESPATLRAKTQWARAQGLGGVFAWEWSQDDGQLLQALQP; encoded by the coding sequence ATGAAACCCTTGCTCCTCTCCGTGCTGAGCGCCGCCCTGGCGCTGAACCTGGCCCTGCCGGCACGCGCCACGGCGCCCGCCTTCGAGCGGGCGCTCTATGTGTCAATGGAGGCCGGCCTGGCCGAGCTGGAGCGCCTGCCCGGCGGGCAAGTGGACACCGTGCTGCTGGCCTTTTTGCGCCTGTGCGGCCCGCGCCAATTGCCCAAGGACTCCGCCGCTTGCGCGCAGCGCCCGGCACACAGCCTCACCCAGGGTGCGGCTGAGCGCGCCTTCAATCAGGCGCTGCTGAAGCGCAAGCAGCAGGAGGGCCCGCTGCAGGTGTTGGCCTCAGTGGGCGGCTGGGGCGGCTCGGACGGCTTCTTCGAAATGGCAGCCAGTGCCGCGAATCGCGCCGTGTTCATCGAGTCGGTGCGCCAGTTCCTGCTGGCGCACTCCGCCGTGGATGGCATCGACCTGGACTGGGAGCACCCTGGCCACAACGGCGCCGCCAATGGCGTCCAGCTGGGCAGCCCGGACGATGGCGCCAACTACCTGGCCCTGCTGCGCGAACTGCGCAGCGCGCTCGATGCCTTGGGCGAACAGGCCGGCCGGCGCTACCGACTCAGCATCGCCGTCAACGTGACCCGCCCGGTGCTGCAGCGCCTGGACTGGCCCGCCATGGCGCCGCTGCTGGACCGCATCTTCATGATGAGCTACGACTACCACGGTGGCTGGAACCCGCACACCGGCCACCACGCGGCCCTGCGGGCTGGCACCCCGGCGCAGGATGACAGCCTGGAGGAGTCGGTGCGCAGCCTGCGCGAGGCCGGCGTGCCGGCCGCCAAGCTGATGGCGGGTGCGGCCTTTTATGCGCGCGCCTGGCAAGGCGTGGCGCAGCCCCAGGCCGGCGCGCAGGCCCAGAGCGCGGCCATTGGCCTGCACCCGGAGGGAAGCCCAGGCTGGCGCGAGCTACAGCGCTGCTGCCTGTCCCCGGCCAGCGGCTTTCAGCGCCGCCACGACCACCGTCGCGCCGCCGACTTCCTCTGGCACCCCGGCCGCCGGCTCTGGGTCAGTTATGAAAGCCCCGCCACCTTGCGCGCCAAGACGCAATGGGCGCGCGCGCAAGGGCTGGGCGGCGTGTTCGCCTGGGAGTGGAGCCAGGACGACGGGCAGCTGCTGCAGGCCCTACAGCCTTGA